GTGCCTGGTAATGAAGAAAGATTAAAACAATATCGTGAAGGCCGTGATTTGCTGGATTTTATCCGTGATTTTGGCTCGTGGGGTGAATCGGCGCAAGAATTCGTATCAATCCTCCGGAAAATTCCAGCCCGCCTATATTCAATTGCGAGTAGCTTATCCGCATATCCGGATGAAGTGCATTTGACAATCGGAGCTGTCCGGTATGAAAGTCACGGACGAGAAAGAAAAGGTGTCTGCTCCATTTTATGTGCAGACCGATTACAGCCTGGGGACATGCTGCCTGTTTACATTCAGCATAACCAGAATTTCAAGCAGCCGAAGAACCCAGACACTCCAATAATCATGATTGGACCGGGAACGGGTATAGCTCCGTTCAGATCCTTTATCCAGGATCGCGAAGAATCGGAAGCGAAAGGGAAAACGTGGCTCTTTTTTGGCGATCAGCATTTCGTGACGGATTTCCTTTATCAGACTGAATGGCAAAAGTGGTTGGAAACAGGCGTACTTACGAAAATGGATGTTGCCTTTTCACGTGATACTGATGAAAAAGTATATGTTCAAAACCGGATGCGCGAGCACAGCGGGGAATTATACGAATGGCTTCAAGAAGGAGCAGCAGTATACATTTGCGGTGACGAGAAAAACATGGCACATGACGTCCATAATACGCTTATTGAGATCATTGAAAAAGAAGGCAATATGAGCCATGCTGATGCGCAAGCTTATCTTGAAGAATTGCAACAAAATAAACGCTATCAACGTGATGTGTACTAAAAATTTCGAGGAAAAGGAGATAACAACATGGTGAACCCACTATTGAAAGCACCAGAAGGCCCGCCTAGTGATGTGGAGCAAATTAAAGACAAAAGCGATTATTTGCGAGGTACACTTGGAGAAGTGATGCAGGATCGGATTAGTGCCGGTATTCCGGATGATGACAATCGACTAATGAAACATCACGGCAGTTATTTGCAGGATGACCGGGATCTGCGCAATGAGCGTCAGAAACAAAAACTGGAGCCTGCTTATCAGTTTATGTTGCGTGTCCGCATGCCCGGCGGGGTGGCACAGCCTTCTCAATGGCTTGTTATGGATGACCTTGCTCAAAAATACGGTAACGGGACCTTGAAATTGACCACAAGACAAACATTTCAAATGCATGGTATTTTGAAATGGAATATGAAAAAAACCATTCAGGAAATCCATGCTTCCATGCTGGATACCATCGCTGCATGCGGAGATGTAAACCGGAACGTAATGTGCAATTCGATTCCATTTCAATCCGAAATCCATTCCGAAGTATATGAATGGTCGAAAAAATTGAGTGATTACCTCTTGCCACGTACAAGGGCGTACCATGAAATCTGGCTGGATGAAGAAAAGGTGGTCGGTACTCCTGAATTGGAGGAGGTCGAACCAATGTACGGAAAGCTTTATTTGCCAAGGAAGTTTAAAATCGGCATTGCGGTACCTCCATCCAATGACATTGATGTCTACTCCCAGGATCTTGGCTTCATAGCCATTGTTGAAAATGGAAAACTCATTGGTTTTAATGTGGCGATCGGCGGCGGTATGGGAATGACCCATGGTGACAAGGCGACATATCCCCAACTAGCCAAGGTAATCGGCTTTTGCAACCCAGATCAAATACTGGATGTGGCTGAAAAAGTCATTACGATTCAGCGTGATTATGGAAATCGTTCCGTACGGAAAAATGCACGATTCAAGTATACGGTTGACCGGCTTGGGCTCGAAACGGTAAAGGCTGAATTGGAAAATCGTCTAGAATGGAAGTTGGATGAAGCGAGAACTTATCATTTTGATAATAATGGTGACCGCTATGGATGGGTAAAAGGCATGCAAGGAAAATGGCATTTTACACTATTTGTCGAAGGTGGCCGAATTGCCGATTCCAATGATTACATGCTGATGACGGGTTTGCGTGAAATCGCAAAGATCCATTCGGGTGATTTCCGTTTGACGGCCAATCAAAACCTGATCATTGCAGATGTGTCAAATCAGAAAAAGAAAAAAATCATAGAATTGCTTGAAACATACGGTTTGACGGATGGTGCACATCATTCGGCGCTCCGACGCAGCTCGATTGCATGCGTGGCACTTCCAACATGCGGGTTGGCAATGGCCGAAGCAGAGCGCTATTTGCCGGTTCTGCTTGATAAAGTCGAGGCCATCGTAGATGAAAACGGGCTGAGAAACGAAGAAATTACGATACGCATGACCGGTTGCCCGAATGGCTGTGCCCGGCATGCACTCGGGGAAATAGGTTTTATCGGTAAGGCACCTGGCAAATACAATATGTATCTCGGTGCTGCATTCGACGGAAGCCGATTAAGCAAAATGTACCGTGAAAATATCGGTGAAGAAGAGATATTAAAAGAGTTGCGTGTACTTCTTTCCCGATATGCAAAAGAACGTCAGCAAGGAGAGCATTTCGGTGACTTTGTCATCAATGCGGGCATCGTTAAAGAAGTGACGGATGGAATGAATTTTCATGATTGATTAAATGCAGCGAGAGACAGGTATATTTTCCTGTCTCTTTTTGTATTCAAAAGTTTTCCGGAGGGCAATGATAAGAATGATGACTATGCCTGGAACACCGGTATTGAAACATGACCATTCACTCACATCGACTATTTTTTGACTTGCTGTTTATTTTTATAGGCTACCTCTGCTTCAATCTAATAAGATAATCCGGCGAAACCGGACTTTGCACCCCTACTGTGGAACGAGCGGTTTTTACTGGATTTTCCTTTGTATTAAAGAAGAGGGCATAGGCGTCAAACCAACCTTGATAATCTGGTTCATTTTCATAGCGAGGGAAAGCCCTTTAGTTTTCAAATCTGCTTTTAATGTTTCTAAGATTCCGATTGCCTGCCTTTCTGTATTGCCATATCTCTCATAAGTGTTTTTTCCGTCCTTGTTTAAAAGAGGAGGGACTGTTCCGCTAAACAATAACCGGTTATAATTTTGAGGTACAGCAACTGAACTGGAAATCGCAGAAGTCGGGGAGCCAAAGAAGGTCACTTTATCTGAGTTCAATTCATTTTTATCGTTACCTGCGGAAGCAAAAGAGATTCCTGTTATTGAACTTATACCTAATAATGAAGTAGCAATGACTGAAATTTCATACTTTTTTCAAAAAGTCAGCTCATTTTCGAAAAGGATTCCTAAAAATTTATTATTCAGAGACCCCGGTTTGGAGAATGTCAACTTTGGTTTCTATTTTAATGTCCATCATGGGATAGACCTTTCTCCATTGTTCATAGGTCATTTGTTTATTTTTGGCGTGATATTTTTCATTCAATCCAATCGGGTCAAGGGATTTTTTCTGAAAATCTTTAATAAGATGGTTCGCTTGCTTGGTTATATCATCTTCCATTTCCTTTTCAATTTTTTTTATCATCTTTCTATTGGTAAGGTTGTCACTTCGCATAGATTCCTTGATTTGTCCTTTAATTTTGAGCTTAATCGTAATGGACGGATTTCTTTCTGAGGCGGATACATCAAAACTTGATCCGCTTCGTATACTTTCCACTACGATATAGCTACTTTTCTTGTCTTTTAATTTAAATTTGTAAATTCCCCGCCTATGGTTTTGAACTAATGTCTTGAAAATGAACATATCATCCGTTCGAACTTTACTGACCATTTTATTTTCATGAAACAAGGCCACTCCTGATACTGCAACTTCTTTATTAATTAACTTAAACAAAGGAAGAAACGAATCGCCGCCTGTTTCTAGAGAGTTTCCTAAAAAAAGATGGAGGTTTGTATCCGGGCCGTTCCCTGTTTCAATTTGTTGATTGATCAAATCCGATAAATAGATTCCGATATTTACATTCGTATTTGGTGGTTTTGTATTTACGAAATCCTTGACCTTTCCTTCAACGATGGCCAAAAAGACCCTGTTTCCAAGTTGAGGCTCACGGTAGAGATAGTCGGTCAGTTCTGTCATTCCTATTTCATGTACGATTTTTTCGCTAAATAAAACGATGCGTGTCTGTCCAAGCATCACCGGTTTATCCGCTTTTTTGGATACGATAGCCTGAACATCACTCGTTGTTGTCGATGTTCCAGTTAAGATTTGATACTTACCCATCTTGTCCTGTTGGAAGATAGGGATGATGAACATTCCTTCGATTATTTTATCCTTTCGTATATCGTAGCCAATAGCTTGGGACATATTGACTTCATCAACCACTCTTGGCTCGGCACAGCTGCAAAGGAGGGGAAAAGCCAAGATGACAAGAAATAATTTTCTCATAAACGTTTCCTCCTTTTCTTTATATAAATGATGGCTAAAAGAAGAGGCAAATATAATGTAAGGAAAAGCACGGCGTATGGATTGATGATTTTATTCAATATATATAGGGAATCTTGATCAAAAACAAATATATTAGTGATTAGGATAATAATGGATATCGCCCATAATGGATACTTTTGCTTAACATTTAATATGCGCTTGATACCCCTGCTGGCAGCCCACAAGCAGATGGTCATGTTGGGTATGACAAAAATGGCCCACCAAGAAACTTCTATATATTCAAATCGCTGAATAAAGGGCAGTTCGACAATGCTGGTCATTGTAAGTGTCGGCCAGATAGTTAGCTCCAACTGTTTGTGTGAATAAAAAATCAGTGAAACTAAATAAATGAAAACGGTTAATAAGGTTGTTGTTAATGCCCCTCCATGAGCATATTTTTGTGATGTTTTAGCATCTTTGATGAACGGATAAAACATCAGGATCATTTCAAAACCAAGAAAAGTTAAGGAAGTACTTCTCGTTCCCTTCAGTATATCCAATAGATTGTGGTCGAATATAGGGAGCAAATTGGTGAATTCAGAGTATTTCATGGCATAAAATGGGACAAAGAAAATCCAGTAAGACAAAATGACGCTTAAAAAGGCAATTCCCGTAATTGTACGGAAGCCTCCCGTATTTATATAATAGATCAGAAGCAAGAAAACCACTGTAAACGCCCAAGAAGCTACCGCTTCAAACATCCAAACATGTATGACATTTATATAGCTGATAATCATATCCATCCCAATGATCATAAAGTAAAGAATGAATAATAGACTGAAAAAATTCCCAATCCATTTTCCGAATGCATGATTATTGGCAGAAATGATATCACCTGGAACGATACTTAATATTTTATATATGATCCAGATCAATACATGAACGATCAGTCCGGCAAGTAGTATCGAAATCCAGCCATCAGTTCCCGCCGACTTTGCTAAAACTCTTTGAAAACTTAAAACGCCTACTCCCGTTTGCATGGAATGCACTAAAAAAAACACATAGAACGGTGATACCTTATATTTTTCATTAACACCAGCTTGGTTCATACAGGCCCCTCATTTAAGATCATTCATTAAAATCATTTTTTTTGATTCTTGCTTTTTTTGGATGTGGCTGTCTGGATCTATCATCAGGACGTAAATTTACAGGCCGCGACTTGAAAATATTAAAGGGAAGACGTACAAAGCTGTCTTTCCAATCTTTCATACGAAATGGGTATATGGGTTCAAGGTACGGGTGTCCCATTGACGTTAATTTGATAAGGTGGGTTATCAAAAACACGGCCGTAATGATTATGCCAAGTCCCCCCCAAATTTGGGCTCCCACTAAAAAGGGGAACCGCAACAGCCGTATGGCATTACCCATTTTGTAAATAGGAGTAACAAATGATGCCAATGCCGAGAGGGCAACGATGATCAACAAGATATTACTGGTCAAACCAGCAACAACGGCTGCTTGACCGATTACGATACCGCCGACGATACCTAATGTCTGACCCACCTTTGTTGGTAGCCTGGCAGCCGCTTCCCGTAATAGCTCTATGGAAATCTCCAAGAATAATGCTTCGATCAATGGCTGAAATGGGATTAAGTTCCTTGAAGTGACGATCGTTTCCAAAAGATCTTTAGGGATCAGTTCATAGTGATAAGTAAGAACGGCTACATAAATAGGAGTGGCAAATATCGAAAAAGCGACCGCGAATATCCTTAATAACCTGAAAGCAGATGCCGGAACCCAAGGCATATTATAATCTTCCATGGTGATAAAGTATTCCAACAAAATGGTTGGTGTAATGAGTACTGAGGATGACCTATCGATTAACAAGGCTACTTTACCTTCAGCCAGTGCACTTGCGATGCGATCAGGCCTTTCCGTATTTAGAAAAAGGGGAAATAAGGTATTTGAATTATCATATAGCATTTGCGCGAGATTGGACCCATCCAATATTTCATCAAATTCTATGTCATTGATCCTTTGTATAACATTATCTACATTTTCCTGGTCAACGATTCCTTCTATTGATAACACTGCCACTTTTGTTTTAGACAATGACCCCACAGTCTTTTCACTTACTTGCAATCCAGGGATAGGCAGCCTTTTTCTAACTAGATTCAGATTAATATCAATATCCTCGACAAACGCTTCTTGAGCACTTATGATCCCAAATTCGAGTTCAGGCTTCGCAACTTGTCTTCCTTTTTGGGCTGCAACATTGATTAAAAGGCATTCATCAAGATTTCCATCTAAGCGAAGTGCAATTTCGCCTCTCATTATCCTTTCTTCGATTACAATCTTGGTACTGGTAATCAGTGTATTTTCAATAGGTACGTTTTCCTTTATTTGCTCCAAAT
This sequence is a window from Brevibacillus sp. JNUCC-41. Protein-coding genes within it:
- the cysI gene encoding assimilatory sulfite reductase (NADPH) hemoprotein subunit — encoded protein: MVNPLLKAPEGPPSDVEQIKDKSDYLRGTLGEVMQDRISAGIPDDDNRLMKHHGSYLQDDRDLRNERQKQKLEPAYQFMLRVRMPGGVAQPSQWLVMDDLAQKYGNGTLKLTTRQTFQMHGILKWNMKKTIQEIHASMLDTIAACGDVNRNVMCNSIPFQSEIHSEVYEWSKKLSDYLLPRTRAYHEIWLDEEKVVGTPELEEVEPMYGKLYLPRKFKIGIAVPPSNDIDVYSQDLGFIAIVENGKLIGFNVAIGGGMGMTHGDKATYPQLAKVIGFCNPDQILDVAEKVITIQRDYGNRSVRKNARFKYTVDRLGLETVKAELENRLEWKLDEARTYHFDNNGDRYGWVKGMQGKWHFTLFVEGGRIADSNDYMLMTGLREIAKIHSGDFRLTANQNLIIADVSNQKKKKIIELLETYGLTDGAHHSALRRSSIACVALPTCGLAMAEAERYLPVLLDKVEAIVDENGLRNEEITIRMTGCPNGCARHALGEIGFIGKAPGKYNMYLGAAFDGSRLSKMYRENIGEEEILKELRVLLSRYAKERQQGEHFGDFVINAGIVKEVTDGMNFHD
- a CDS encoding Ger(x)C family spore germination protein; its protein translation is MRKLFLVILAFPLLCSCAEPRVVDEVNMSQAIGYDIRKDKIIEGMFIIPIFQQDKMGKYQILTGTSTTTSDVQAIVSKKADKPVMLGQTRIVLFSEKIVHEIGMTELTDYLYREPQLGNRVFLAIVEGKVKDFVNTKPPNTNVNIGIYLSDLINQQIETGNGPDTNLHLFLGNSLETGGDSFLPLFKLINKEVAVSGVALFHENKMVSKVRTDDMFIFKTLVQNHRRGIYKFKLKDKKSSYIVVESIRSGSSFDVSASERNPSITIKLKIKGQIKESMRSDNLTNRKMIKKIEKEMEDDITKQANHLIKDFQKKSLDPIGLNEKYHAKNKQMTYEQWRKVYPMMDIKIETKVDILQTGVSE
- a CDS encoding GerAB/ArcD/ProY family transporter; this encodes MNQAGVNEKYKVSPFYVFFLVHSMQTGVGVLSFQRVLAKSAGTDGWISILLAGLIVHVLIWIIYKILSIVPGDIISANNHAFGKWIGNFFSLLFILYFMIIGMDMIISYINVIHVWMFEAVASWAFTVVFLLLIYYINTGGFRTITGIAFLSVILSYWIFFVPFYAMKYSEFTNLLPIFDHNLLDILKGTRSTSLTFLGFEMILMFYPFIKDAKTSQKYAHGGALTTTLLTVFIYLVSLIFYSHKQLELTIWPTLTMTSIVELPFIQRFEYIEVSWWAIFVIPNMTICLWAASRGIKRILNVKQKYPLWAISIIILITNIFVFDQDSLYILNKIINPYAVLFLTLYLPLLLAIIYIKKRRKRL
- a CDS encoding spore germination protein — translated: MFNRGKFKKKTNQPNDKNDELNKVSEVRDLFNTLSSSTDFVNHQGTYNGIGYWVSFYRSLIDAKELHESILSVIPTLETINLEQIKENVPIENTLITSTKIVIEERIMRGEIALRLDGNLDECLLINVAAQKGRQVAKPELEFGIISAQEAFVEDIDINLNLVRKRLPIPGLQVSEKTVGSLSKTKVAVLSIEGIVDQENVDNVIQRINDIEFDEILDGSNLAQMLYDNSNTLFPLFLNTERPDRIASALAEGKVALLIDRSSSVLITPTILLEYFITMEDYNMPWVPASAFRLLRIFAVAFSIFATPIYVAVLTYHYELIPKDLLETIVTSRNLIPFQPLIEALFLEISIELLREAAARLPTKVGQTLGIVGGIVIGQAAVVAGLTSNILLIIVALSALASFVTPIYKMGNAIRLLRFPFLVGAQIWGGLGIIITAVFLITHLIKLTSMGHPYLEPIYPFRMKDWKDSFVRLPFNIFKSRPVNLRPDDRSRQPHPKKARIKKNDFNE